In a genomic window of Methanogenium sp. S4BF:
- a CDS encoding ATP-binding cassette domain-containing protein codes for MHAVHTASDSPSRPPLLEFRDVTVMKGPKKLLDSLTVTIQEGEHLAILGPNGAGKSSFIKAITRDHYPLRGEGVRFRVCGKDVWHVSDLRSHFGIVSNELQYTFTREITGRDVVLSGFFSSIGLWWNEATPEMEQKTDEVLRFLEITHLADRLVTTMSSGEARRFLIGRALVHDPKALILDEPTSSLDLHALHTFRATLRKIAQAGTGIIMVTHMLSDIIPETSRIILMKDGRFCGDGPKAKMLTDERIGGHFGVPLHIREEDGWYYATGY; via the coding sequence ATGCATGCCGTACATACTGCCTCAGATAGTCCCTCCCGTCCCCCGCTTCTGGAGTTTCGGGATGTGACCGTGATGAAGGGCCCGAAGAAACTGCTCGATTCTCTCACTGTTACCATTCAGGAAGGGGAGCATCTCGCCATTCTTGGTCCGAACGGCGCAGGTAAATCCTCGTTTATCAAAGCCATTACGCGGGATCATTATCCGCTCAGGGGAGAGGGAGTTCGGTTCCGCGTCTGCGGTAAGGATGTATGGCATGTTTCCGACCTCAGGTCGCATTTTGGGATTGTCTCGAATGAACTCCAGTATACCTTCACCCGTGAGATCACCGGACGCGATGTCGTTCTCTCCGGATTTTTTTCCAGCATCGGCCTCTGGTGGAATGAGGCGACGCCTGAAATGGAGCAGAAAACGGATGAAGTTCTCAGGTTCCTTGAGATCACCCACCTCGCCGACCGGCTGGTCACCACGATGTCCTCCGGCGAGGCCCGGCGGTTTCTGATTGGCCGGGCGCTGGTCCATGATCCAAAGGCACTGATCCTTGATGAACCGACATCGAGCCTCGATCTCCATGCCCTGCACACCTTCCGCGCCACCCTGAGAAAGATTGCGCAGGCAGGCACCGGCATCATCATGGTGACACACATGCTCTCAGATATCATCCCCGAGACGTCCCGTATCATCCTCATGAAGGACGGAAGGTTCTGCGGCGACGGGCCGAAGGCAAAGATGCTGACAGACGAGCGTATCGGCGGGCATTTTGGGGTGCCCTTGCATATCCGGGAAGAGGATGGCTGGTATTACGCGACCGGGTACTGA
- a CDS encoding mechanosensitive ion channel family protein: MLEPDIPIPTINIYNVIENPIENITLAIITLILGSIIVYFIGKKISSYGVNSVRIPRLMMVHITNAIKFFLYLVVILIALAFLDEDIEAVIISVSALVTFILGFGMKDTINNMASGVWIASSRAYDIDDEVTIAGHHGYVTQMNMMATELRKVDNTRIIVPNGNAWNNPIVNVSKMPTRMIVMSYQVAYTTTISNAIEVALNAASKTRGIHAEPEPYVRFREISEYSITLQLRAWTDTDGYYPTESELKRTLFAELTNAGIQIPYPMMDVNVAQR; encoded by the coding sequence ATGCTAGAACCTGATATACCCATCCCGACAATCAATATTTACAACGTTATTGAAAATCCGATAGAAAATATCACACTCGCAATCATTACACTTATTCTGGGATCTATCATTGTCTACTTTATCGGAAAGAAGATATCCAGTTATGGAGTAAATTCTGTCCGGATTCCCCGGTTGATGATGGTCCACATCACCAATGCGATCAAGTTTTTCCTGTATCTTGTGGTGATCCTTATCGCCCTTGCATTCCTGGATGAAGATATCGAAGCGGTCATCATCAGTGTCAGTGCCCTTGTTACCTTTATCCTGGGTTTCGGCATGAAAGACACCATTAACAACATGGCATCCGGTGTCTGGATCGCCTCTTCACGGGCCTATGACATCGATGATGAGGTGACCATTGCAGGGCATCACGGCTACGTGACACAGATGAATATGATGGCGACAGAACTCAGAAAAGTCGATAATACCCGTATTATTGTCCCAAACGGAAATGCCTGGAATAACCCGATTGTCAACGTCTCCAAGATGCCGACCCGAATGATTGTTATGTCATATCAGGTGGCGTATACCACCACCATCAGCAATGCAATAGAAGTGGCACTGAACGCAGCATCCAAAACCCGGGGTATTCATGCTGAGCCCGAACCCTACGTGCGGTTCAGAGAGATTTCAGAGTATTCCATTACGCTTCAGCTGAGGGCATGGACTGATACCGACGGCTATTACCCTACAGAATCAGAACTGAAACGGACGCTATTCGCCGAACTGACCAATGCAGGCATTCAGATCCCATATCCAATGATGGATGTCAATGTCGCGCAGAGGTGA
- a CDS encoding PadR family transcriptional regulator has product MKGMLKCTTQNGHTHSLITLYVLHSLHREPKTGYDLLREIEALTGGAWVPSKGTIYPMLRQLADEGIIAPQETGARAKTIYALTEDGEATLSEMKECRHQSRENVRLLRNIHTEIFGEGRASLAERLWEIRECVRGLPEEKQERAAEILVQCKRDLGELEKEEEEEK; this is encoded by the coding sequence ATGAAAGGCATGCTGAAATGTACCACCCAAAACGGGCATACACACTCTTTGATCACCCTGTATGTCCTGCATTCCCTGCACCGCGAACCAAAAACCGGCTATGACCTCCTCAGGGAAATTGAAGCGTTAACCGGAGGGGCATGGGTGCCGAGCAAAGGGACCATCTACCCGATGCTCCGCCAACTCGCAGATGAAGGGATTATTGCTCCGCAGGAGACAGGGGCCCGGGCAAAGACCATCTATGCCCTGACAGAAGACGGAGAGGCCACCCTTTCGGAGATGAAGGAGTGCAGGCACCAGTCACGCGAAAACGTCCGGCTGCTCAGAAATATTCACACTGAGATCTTCGGGGAAGGGCGTGCCTCCCTCGCAGAGAGATTATGGGAGATACGGGAGTGCGTGCGTGGCCTGCCGGAGGAGAAACAGGAGAGAGCAGCAGAGATCCTTGTGCAATGCAAGAGAGACCTCGGTGAACTGGAGAAAGAGGAGGAGGAAGAGAAATGA
- a CDS encoding ATP-binding cassette domain-containing protein → MNAIQVEKLTKRFGDFTAVDSVSFDIIQGEIFGLLGPNGAGKTTTISMLSTLLEPTSGRALVNGIDIQGDQDGVRKSIGIVFQDQSLDEELTAWENMDFHGRLYRIPKKVREERTTELLHLVELNERKDSLVKTFSGGMRRRLEIARGLLHEPAVLFLDEPTLGLDPQTRNHLWEYIQTLNRTKGITIILTTHYMDEADRLCDRIAIIDRGTIIAMDTPEELKKHVGGDVVTVSSPDSGRIATEISAPWISGAEQHDGQVTIRLRSAEEHIAELIRLFGERNYEITSVSIHKPTLEDVFLHYTGKTIREQEAGATDRIRMMMGRRH, encoded by the coding sequence ATGAACGCGATTCAGGTAGAGAAGCTCACCAAACGGTTCGGGGATTTCACAGCGGTTGATTCGGTCTCCTTTGATATCATACAAGGAGAGATATTCGGCCTTTTGGGCCCGAACGGTGCCGGAAAGACCACGACAATCTCCATGCTCTCCACACTTCTGGAACCGACATCGGGCAGGGCTCTTGTCAATGGCATCGACATTCAGGGGGATCAGGACGGCGTGCGGAAATCCATCGGTATTGTTTTTCAGGACCAGAGCCTTGATGAGGAGCTGACTGCGTGGGAGAACATGGACTTCCACGGCCGGCTGTACCGCATCCCGAAAAAAGTCCGGGAAGAGCGGACAACAGAACTCCTGCACCTTGTGGAGCTGAACGAACGAAAAGACAGCCTGGTGAAGACCTTCTCCGGCGGCATGCGGCGCCGTCTTGAAATTGCCCGCGGCCTCCTGCACGAACCGGCGGTTCTCTTTCTGGACGAGCCGACCCTCGGCCTTGACCCCCAGACCCGCAACCATCTCTGGGAGTACATCCAGACCCTGAACCGGACAAAGGGCATCACCATCATTCTCACCACTCACTACATGGACGAAGCAGACCGGCTCTGCGACCGCATCGCCATCATCGACCGGGGGACCATCATTGCCATGGACACTCCGGAAGAGCTGAAAAAACACGTTGGCGGGGATGTGGTAACCGTATCATCCCCTGATTCCGGGAGAATTGCCACTGAAATCTCCGCTCCGTGGATCTCCGGTGCCGAGCAGCATGACGGACAGGTAACCATCCGCCTCCGGTCCGCAGAGGAGCATATTGCAGAACTCATCCGGCTGTTCGGGGAGCGAAACTATGAGATCACCTCAGTATCCATCCATAAGCCAACGCTGGAGGATGTCTTTTTGCACTACACCGGAAAGACCATCCGGGAGCAGGAGGCAGGGGCAACCGACCGGATACGGATGATGATGGGGAGGAGGCATTAA
- a CDS encoding dihydrofolate reductase family protein — MRPFVIIHNSISLDTAYVGFDVDLGIHYGTLLSFEPDALLVGSATALSGIELGGEMPSEAEYDMMRPEMQEDDPRPVGVFVDSRGLLMNRLHFYRRLEHIKDVIVMVSETTPKEYLAYLEEREYPYIRSGTTRVNIREALTELSGRFGYSKVISDSGGHLNSHLIEEGIADELSLLTFPVLAGREHPKLFEQLERRVTLECISSSLLDGGVLHSRYRLHHN, encoded by the coding sequence ATGCGTCCGTTCGTAATCATTCACAACAGTATCAGTCTTGATACAGCATATGTCGGATTTGATGTCGATCTTGGCATTCATTACGGGACCCTCCTCTCCTTTGAGCCGGATGCGCTTCTTGTGGGTTCTGCGACTGCCCTTTCGGGGATTGAGCTTGGCGGGGAGATGCCGTCTGAAGCTGAGTATGACATGATGCGACCGGAGATGCAGGAAGATGACCCACGGCCGGTCGGTGTTTTTGTTGACAGCAGAGGCCTGTTGATGAACAGACTGCATTTCTACCGGCGGTTGGAGCACATCAAAGATGTGATAGTGATGGTTTCAGAGACGACTCCCAAAGAGTACCTGGCGTATCTGGAGGAGCGTGAATATCCGTATATCCGGTCCGGGACAACACGCGTAAACATTCGGGAGGCACTTACTGAACTATCCGGCAGATTTGGATATTCAAAAGTCATCTCAGACAGCGGCGGACACCTGAACAGTCATCTCATCGAAGAGGGTATCGCCGATGAACTCAGCTTGCTTACCTTCCCGGTGCTGGCAGGCCGGGAGCATCCGAAGCTCTTTGAACAGCTGGAACGCCGTGTCACTCTGGAGTGCATCTCATCGTCCTTGCTTGATGGGGGAGTGCTTCACAGCAGATACCGGCTGCATCACAACTGA
- a CDS encoding serpin family protein — MKKQAFLIGAAACIILLCTFFAGCTDTDGGPEETPPATEGADDILEANTLFAYDLYHTLSSDKEYAEQNIFFSPYSISTALALTYEGAKGATAEEIRSVFYFPVDDAVRQEGYAALIAGLNSPDAAYMLSTANALWAEESYPFLPAYTGIAQQYYAAEVRNMDFISSPEESRLTINRWVEDRTEDRITDLIPQGAITPLTRLVITNAVYFKGTWVLQFDENKTQPAVFRTGQGKSVTVDMMQRTDDDAIYPYAETDDLQILRMPYEHESGKALSMLVLLPKDGDITTAEAALGTTELAEAVSSMEERQVEVFFPKFTLETTYFLPDTLAVMGMPTAFGDEADFSGMDNTRFLFITDVIHKAFVEVNEEGTEAAAATAVIVGRAVSVESPVPVFRADHPFVFMITDDETGMLLFMGRVADPTA, encoded by the coding sequence ATGAAGAAACAGGCATTCCTTATCGGGGCTGCAGCCTGCATCATCCTTCTCTGCACCTTTTTTGCCGGGTGCACTGATACGGATGGCGGCCCTGAAGAAACCCCGCCTGCCACGGAAGGTGCGGATGATATTCTGGAGGCAAATACCCTCTTTGCATATGACCTGTACCACACGCTCAGCAGCGATAAAGAGTATGCAGAGCAGAACATCTTCTTCTCGCCCTACAGCATCTCAACTGCCCTTGCGCTGACCTATGAAGGGGCGAAGGGGGCCACGGCAGAGGAGATACGTTCGGTCTTTTATTTCCCGGTGGATGACGCCGTCCGGCAGGAAGGCTATGCGGCCCTCATCGCAGGGCTGAACAGTCCCGATGCCGCGTACATGCTCAGCACGGCAAATGCACTCTGGGCAGAAGAGAGCTACCCGTTCCTCCCTGCATATACCGGAATAGCACAGCAGTATTACGCAGCGGAAGTCAGGAATATGGACTTTATCTCTTCTCCTGAAGAGTCGCGACTGACGATTAACCGGTGGGTGGAGGACCGGACCGAAGACCGGATTACAGACCTCATACCCCAAGGGGCCATCACTCCCCTCACACGCCTTGTGATTACAAATGCCGTCTACTTCAAGGGGACATGGGTGCTGCAGTTTGATGAAAACAAGACACAACCGGCAGTATTTCGTACAGGGCAGGGCAAGTCTGTCACGGTGGATATGATGCAGAGGACTGATGATGACGCCATCTACCCCTACGCCGAGACAGACGACCTGCAAATTCTCAGGATGCCGTATGAGCATGAAAGCGGGAAGGCACTCTCCATGCTGGTCCTTCTCCCGAAAGATGGCGACATCACCACAGCAGAAGCCGCCCTCGGCACCACGGAACTTGCGGAAGCCGTTTCCTCAATGGAAGAAAGGCAGGTGGAGGTATTCTTCCCGAAGTTCACCCTTGAGACCACCTATTTCCTGCCTGACACCCTTGCGGTGATGGGGATGCCGACCGCATTCGGGGATGAAGCAGATTTCTCCGGCATGGACAACACCCGTTTCCTCTTCATCACCGATGTCATTCACAAGGCCTTTGTGGAGGTCAATGAAGAAGGAACCGAGGCCGCCGCTGCGACTGCGGTTATTGTCGGACGTGCGGTATCGGTAGAGAGCCCTGTTCCGGTATTCCGGGCGGACCACCCGTTTGTCTTCATGATCACCGATGACGAAACCGGGATGTTGCTCTTTATGGGACGGGTGGCAGATCCGACGGCCTGA
- a CDS encoding UbiA prenyltransferase family protein, translated as MDKLQGYRKMLRTGDWIKFYPLFPLAGACLAAGIAPDLITVFVLFFFITGYGFVINNLYDAEIDSKHSGKTKTGKNPFADNVVSKGETIAMCAVLAGIPLLASLLISGPGFVCTLLCLIALTLYSATPARLKDRFAADIICHGLMFGGLPFLAGYALAGGGIPGPFSLAAAAALVCTFICCEALIAHEIMDYHEDLGTTYTTVVGIGLRNGVLLLGITALLSLAALELMAWWFAVDITINAVIFIFLIIYPLYSCRDLLVPAAGKGCRLLMNDHIFRVR; from the coding sequence ATGGACAAATTACAGGGATACCGGAAAATGCTCCGCACAGGAGACTGGATAAAATTTTATCCGCTCTTTCCGCTGGCTGGAGCATGCCTCGCAGCAGGCATCGCACCCGACCTTATTACCGTCTTTGTACTCTTCTTCTTCATCACCGGATACGGATTTGTGATTAATAATCTGTATGATGCAGAGATAGACAGCAAACATTCAGGAAAGACAAAAACGGGAAAAAACCCGTTTGCTGACAACGTGGTATCAAAAGGGGAGACCATCGCAATGTGTGCGGTGCTCGCAGGAATACCGCTTCTGGCATCCCTTCTTATTTCGGGACCCGGGTTTGTGTGTACCCTCCTCTGCCTCATAGCCCTGACCCTGTATTCGGCAACACCAGCGAGGCTCAAGGACCGGTTCGCAGCAGACATCATCTGCCATGGCCTGATGTTCGGGGGACTGCCGTTTCTTGCGGGCTATGCACTTGCCGGAGGCGGGATTCCGGGACCATTCTCCCTTGCCGCTGCAGCGGCGCTTGTCTGCACCTTCATCTGTTGTGAAGCGCTGATTGCACACGAGATTATGGATTATCATGAGGATTTGGGCACCACCTACACCACCGTTGTCGGCATCGGTTTACGAAACGGTGTGCTCCTTCTGGGCATCACGGCTCTGCTCTCCCTTGCGGCCCTTGAACTGATGGCATGGTGGTTTGCGGTAGATATCACCATCAATGCGGTGATTTTTATCTTCCTCATCATCTATCCCCTCTACAGCTGCCGGGATCTGCTGGTGCCTGCCGCCGGAAAAGGCTGCCGTCTCCTGATGAATGACCATATATTCCGGGTCCGGTGA
- a CDS encoding TetR/AcrR family transcriptional regulator gives MSRHLSEEKRRALMEAAVDLFSTQGFHATPTQQISDRAGVSAGTLFRYFRTKEELIDTLYSSIHRALADAVDEAIRPEIPVEEQIKNVKRQVLHWMFENPKKTIFFEQFSSSPNITGKAKEEAVIRFSALDELYQKAVSRGILKGINREVFLAHFWYPNFMLIHLHTFGRLQSDIEETIEQSVASMWCGMEQKTVTPAEKGEETGNGIPPYRGPATASRHQSFSDKNTGVPGT, from the coding sequence GTGAGCAGGCATTTATCAGAAGAAAAACGGAGGGCCCTGATGGAAGCGGCGGTTGATCTCTTTTCAACACAGGGGTTTCATGCAACCCCGACACAGCAGATATCAGACCGTGCCGGGGTTTCGGCGGGGACGCTCTTCCGATACTTCCGGACAAAAGAAGAGCTGATTGATACGCTCTATTCCTCCATTCACCGGGCACTCGCCGATGCGGTGGATGAGGCAATCCGTCCGGAGATACCGGTTGAAGAGCAGATTAAAAATGTGAAGCGGCAGGTGCTCCACTGGATGTTTGAAAATCCAAAAAAGACTATCTTCTTTGAACAGTTCTCCTCTTCCCCGAACATCACAGGGAAGGCAAAAGAGGAAGCGGTGATCCGCTTTTCCGCCCTTGACGAGCTCTACCAGAAAGCGGTGTCCCGTGGAATACTCAAAGGGATTAACCGGGAGGTGTTTCTGGCTCATTTCTGGTACCCGAACTTTATGCTCATCCACCTGCACACCTTCGGCAGACTGCAGAGTGACATCGAGGAGACCATTGAACAGTCGGTTGCGTCAATGTGGTGCGGAATGGAGCAAAAAACAGTGACACCGGCAGAAAAAGGAGAGGAGACGGGAAATGGCATACCGCCATACAGGGGGCCTGCAACCGCCTCACGCCATCAGAGTTTTTCTGACAAAAACACAGGAGTACCGGGCACATAA
- a CDS encoding RNA-binding protein has protein sequence MESHKLYVGNLKHSMTEDDLREVFSSFGTLTDVKVIRDRGFGFVTFETLEGAEQAREALAGKEFEGRTLRVEDARPIYLNERRP, from the coding sequence ATGGAAAGCCACAAACTGTACGTTGGAAACCTGAAGCACTCAATGACGGAAGATGATCTCAGGGAGGTCTTTTCTTCGTTCGGCACACTCACCGATGTAAAAGTCATCCGTGACAGAGGATTCGGGTTTGTCACTTTTGAAACACTTGAAGGGGCAGAACAGGCACGCGAGGCTCTGGCAGGAAAGGAGTTCGAAGGGCGGACCCTCCGGGTTGAAGACGCCCGTCCGATCTACCTGAACGAGAGAAGACCATAA
- a CDS encoding glycosyltransferase, which yields MITVIIPALNEEETILACLQSLAAQTIPREAYEIIVVDGGSSDNTRELAATIADRVIPQKRPGIGGARGDGATAANGNILVFTDADTRHPSTWLETIREELTTGGYDVCTGPVRFYNRTIRSCIIQGWRQYYLLLHPFGFYWLIGSNFAVKKDVYMKAGGHRNISILEDYDLSLRLTDTGARCTYNRRTAVHTSARRMKGIVPYTGIYLTGFYHYHITGSDDSLLKYPQPRTISLQRFTKPGGLKETRMKIVSAWCKLILNGPRFD from the coding sequence ATGATAACCGTAATCATTCCCGCACTCAATGAAGAAGAGACCATTCTCGCATGTCTGCAGTCGCTTGCGGCCCAGACCATCCCAAGGGAGGCCTATGAAATCATCGTTGTCGACGGGGGTTCTTCAGATAATACCCGTGAACTCGCTGCCACCATCGCAGACCGGGTAATCCCACAGAAACGCCCCGGCATCGGCGGTGCACGCGGGGACGGTGCCACAGCGGCAAACGGGAATATCCTTGTCTTCACCGATGCAGATACCCGCCACCCCTCAACCTGGCTGGAGACAATCCGGGAGGAACTTACCACCGGCGGGTATGATGTCTGCACGGGGCCGGTCCGGTTTTATAACCGTACCATCCGTTCATGCATCATACAGGGATGGCGGCAGTATTACCTGCTGCTCCACCCATTCGGGTTTTACTGGCTCATCGGGTCTAATTTCGCGGTGAAAAAAGATGTGTATATGAAGGCAGGCGGTCACCGGAATATCTCAATCCTCGAGGACTATGACCTTTCACTGCGTCTTACAGATACCGGTGCACGGTGCACCTACAATCGCCGCACCGCAGTTCACACCTCTGCACGCCGGATGAAAGGAATCGTCCCGTATACCGGAATCTATCTTACCGGATTTTATCACTACCATATCACCGGAAGTGATGATAGCCTCCTGAAATATCCTCAACCGCGTACTATCTCGCTTCAGCGGTTTACTAAGCCCGGCGGACTAAAAGAAACACGAATGAAGATTGTTTCTGCCTGGTGCAAATTAATCCTGAACGGTCCGCGATTCGACTGA
- a CDS encoding iron-containing alcohol dehydrogenase: MVYTFYNPKIALMGAGCVKEIGNQAKQIGGTKALIVCGVSKHGKELAENVATLLKGSGVASAVFAGAEPNPTDTSVHAGAEMYARESCDMIVAVGGGSPMDCAKGIGVLATNGGKISDYEGMGHNLKPLPPLITVNTTAGTASEMTSFSIITDTDRHIKMALVDWRLTPDVAINDPELMVSMPPSLTAATGMDALTHSVEAFVSTIATPVTDAAALKSIELIAAYLPQAVKDGTDMEAREMMAYAEYLAGIAFNNASLGYVHAMAHQLGGFYNLPHGVCNAILLPYVQAFNKEAVPERFVLIGRAMGVDVSGMSTEEAAEATIDAIKDLAAAIGIPSGLAEIGAKDEDLPVLAENAMKDVCGLTNPREAGLDDIIAIYRDAM, translated from the coding sequence ATGGTGTACACGTTTTATAACCCTAAAATCGCTCTGATGGGGGCGGGGTGCGTAAAGGAGATTGGAAACCAGGCAAAACAGATCGGAGGGACAAAAGCCCTTATTGTCTGCGGAGTTTCAAAACACGGGAAAGAACTGGCTGAAAATGTTGCAACACTTCTGAAGGGTTCCGGTGTCGCATCCGCTGTCTTTGCGGGAGCAGAACCCAATCCCACAGACACCAGTGTGCATGCCGGTGCAGAGATGTATGCGCGTGAATCATGTGATATGATTGTGGCCGTCGGGGGCGGCAGCCCGATGGACTGTGCGAAAGGTATCGGTGTACTTGCGACAAATGGCGGGAAAATCAGTGATTATGAAGGTATGGGGCACAATCTGAAACCCCTTCCGCCGCTTATTACTGTGAACACTACTGCCGGCACCGCAAGTGAGATGACCAGCTTCTCCATCATCACTGACACGGACCGGCATATCAAAATGGCGCTGGTTGACTGGAGGCTTACCCCTGATGTGGCGATCAATGATCCCGAACTGATGGTGAGTATGCCGCCGTCTCTGACTGCGGCAACCGGCATGGATGCCCTGACACACTCGGTTGAGGCATTTGTCTCGACAATTGCGACACCGGTCACTGATGCCGCGGCGCTGAAGTCAATTGAACTGATTGCTGCATATCTCCCGCAGGCGGTGAAGGATGGAACGGACATGGAGGCCCGTGAGATGATGGCGTATGCAGAATATCTCGCCGGCATTGCCTTTAATAACGCAAGCCTCGGGTATGTGCATGCGATGGCACACCAGCTCGGCGGATTCTATAACCTCCCGCATGGTGTCTGCAATGCAATTCTTCTGCCGTATGTGCAGGCCTTTAATAAAGAGGCTGTACCCGAACGGTTTGTCCTCATCGGACGGGCCATGGGGGTGGATGTGTCAGGGATGAGCACAGAAGAAGCGGCTGAGGCGACCATCGATGCCATAAAGGACCTCGCCGCTGCAATCGGTATCCCGTCCGGCCTTGCCGAAATCGGTGCAAAGGATGAGGACCTTCCGGTGCTTGCAGAGAATGCCATGAAGGATGTCTGCGGCCTGACCAATCCAAGAGAGGCAGGTCTGGATGATATTATTGCCATCTACCGGGATGCGATGTGA
- a CDS encoding RNB domain-containing ribonuclease, producing MMKRQEVDLVAIALDTMERFNFNPEFPRSVLKEVNAITAEFQEGEGDTRDLRSLLWSSIDNFDSMDLDQIEYCKEGENGEIEVKIAIADVDVYVPKHSETDRYAAYNGTSVYTGIVTFPMLPDRLSKGISSLLPGQDCRAVVIEYTVLPDGSTRHGEIYRAIVANKAKLIYEEVGEWLEETREIPPSVRDVPELEAQIRLQHEAAQRLRRSRMEHGALDLRTIEPEPVVEEGRVRDLVIQRQDLARQVIEEFMVAANGTTVAFLEEAGLPMIERVVVTPKYWDEIVDTAAEYGWKLSKHPDAKSLSLFLKNELERSPETFPDLSLTIVKLMGPGEYMARDPRKKPVGHFGLAVTDYTHSTAPNRRYADLIIQRLIKSVLDRKECPYTFEDLEEDAEWLSERDKGSKKVERFMRKAEAAVLLQDRIGETFEAFVTGASERGTYVRLITPAVEGRVMRGEGCLKVGHKVMVRLIHTDPYNGYVDFECTAKRPGVRRFG from the coding sequence ATGATGAAACGTCAGGAAGTTGATCTCGTCGCCATCGCACTGGATACGATGGAGAGATTTAATTTTAATCCCGAATTCCCCCGGTCCGTTCTTAAGGAAGTAAATGCCATCACAGCGGAGTTTCAGGAAGGAGAAGGAGATACTCGAGACCTCCGCTCTCTCCTCTGGTCGTCCATCGACAATTTTGACTCCATGGATCTCGACCAGATTGAGTACTGTAAAGAGGGGGAAAACGGCGAAATAGAGGTAAAGATAGCCATCGCTGACGTCGATGTGTATGTCCCGAAACATTCGGAAACAGACCGGTATGCCGCCTATAACGGCACCTCGGTCTATACCGGCATTGTCACCTTCCCCATGCTTCCCGACCGGCTTTCCAAAGGCATCTCCTCCCTTCTGCCTGGACAGGACTGCAGGGCGGTTGTCATCGAGTACACCGTTCTCCCGGACGGAAGCACCCGGCACGGAGAAATCTACAGGGCCATTGTCGCAAACAAGGCCAAACTCATCTACGAGGAGGTTGGGGAATGGCTGGAGGAAACCCGCGAAATCCCTCCGTCTGTCCGGGACGTGCCGGAACTCGAAGCGCAAATCCGTCTGCAGCACGAGGCAGCACAGCGCCTGAGACGCAGCCGTATGGAGCATGGCGCCCTTGACCTCAGGACCATTGAGCCGGAGCCGGTGGTCGAGGAAGGCCGGGTCAGAGACCTTGTGATCCAGCGTCAGGACCTTGCCCGGCAGGTGATTGAGGAGTTCATGGTCGCAGCCAACGGGACAACGGTTGCATTCCTTGAAGAGGCCGGACTGCCCATGATCGAACGGGTTGTCGTCACCCCGAAATACTGGGATGAAATTGTTGACACCGCAGCGGAATACGGCTGGAAACTGTCAAAACATCCGGATGCCAAATCACTCTCCCTGTTCCTGAAAAACGAACTGGAGAGAAGCCCCGAAACATTTCCTGATCTCTCACTGACCATCGTCAAACTGATGGGGCCGGGGGAATACATGGCCCGCGATCCACGCAAAAAACCCGTTGGCCACTTCGGACTTGCGGTCACTGACTACACCCATTCAACTGCACCAAACCGGCGATACGCAGACCTCATCATCCAGCGGCTTATAAAATCGGTCCTTGACCGGAAAGAATGCCCGTATACCTTCGAAGATCTGGAGGAGGATGCGGAATGGCTATCCGAACGGGACAAAGGCTCCAAGAAGGTCGAACGGTTCATGCGCAAGGCAGAGGCGGCCGTGCTTCTTCAGGACAGAATCGGGGAGACATTCGAGGCCTTTGTCACCGGCGCCTCGGAAAGGGGTACATATGTCAGGCTCATCACCCCGGCCGTGGAAGGCAGGGTGATGCGGGGCGAAGGGTGCCTGAAAGTGGGCCATAAAGTCATGGTGCGCCTCATTCACACAGATCCGTATAACGGATATGTCGATTTTGAATGCACCGCGAAACGGCCGGGTGTACGAAGATTCGGATAA
- a CDS encoding DUF504 domain-containing protein: MRTSHALLLRLWHDPEFDMKKATVEYIDRGAPNNRSAAEGEYITNLDRYYFEVISTVGTTPIPYHRILRITYAGIPIWEKQT; the protein is encoded by the coding sequence ATGCGCACCAGCCACGCCCTCCTCCTCCGCCTCTGGCATGACCCGGAGTTTGACATGAAAAAAGCCACGGTGGAATATATCGACCGGGGGGCACCGAATAACCGTTCTGCTGCCGAAGGGGAGTATATCACCAATCTTGACCGCTACTATTTTGAAGTGATTTCAACCGTTGGAACCACACCGATACCGTATCACCGGATTCTGCGCATCACTTATGCGGGCATCCCCATCTGGGAAAAACAGACATAA